A window of Thiocapsa bogorovii genomic DNA:
ACGGGCTGCCCGACGCTGAGGATCTCCCCGGGATGCTTCACATGACCGAAGGCCAGTTGACTGATGTGGATCATGCCCTCGAGACCGCCGATATCGACGAACGCCCCATAGTCCTTCAGCGAGGTGACAACCCCGGACAGCACCGCACCTTCGTGCAGTTGCGCCCGCGTCTCCTCGGCACGCCGGTGTTGCTCCTCTTCGAGCAGCACCTTACGCGATACGACCAGATTCGGTCGTCGGCCGCCTTCGAACTTGGTGATGCGGAAATCGAACCGCTGGCCGACAAGCTCGGAGAGGTCTTCGATGAAGCGGATGTCGACCTGAGAGGCCGGACAGAAGGCACGCAGCCCGGCCACTTGGACCTCGACGCCGCCTTTGACGGCCGCGGTGACCTGACCTTGCACCGGGAGCCCTTGCCGATAGGCGCCTTCGACCTCCTCGATCCCGTGATAGCGGTGCCCGTGCTGACTGCCGAGCAGGAGCGTCCCGGAATCCTCGTCCTTTCCGGTGACATGCGTCTCGACCGTGTCGCCGACGGCAGACTTCAAATTGCCTTCGGCATCTTTAAGTGCCGAAACATCGAGACGACCCTCGGACTTGCCGCCCAGATCGACGAAAGCATACTCATCGCCGATCGAGACCAAGACCCCGCGGACCTTGTCCCCGACCCCCGGCTCCTTCGTGCTGGATCCCGGATGGGTCTGGTCGAACTGCTTGAGGAGGTCTTCGAAGCTTTCGGTCTGGGACATGGTGAAGTCTTGCCGTCGTCGGGTTGAGAGTGAAACCGTGTGTGCCGAGAGATGCCGCCGGTCGCAGTGCGCCCGACCGGCCGGCCACCCGGTTTGGTTGGTTGCTCCGGTCCCTGGAGTCAGCTCGCCGGCTCAAGCCGAGCATAGGCCAGGACCAGCCATTTGGCGCCGGCCTTCTGAAAATTGACCTGTATCCGAGCCGCGGATCCGCGACCCTCGCTGTTCAGGACCACGCCCTCGCCGAACTTCGGGTGAACCACACGTTGTCCGAGCCTGAAGAGACCGGTGTCGCCGCTCGACGTCGATGTCAGACTCGGACTCAGTCCTGACGCCGCACGGCGGGCCGCGCTGCGCGCCCGGACCTCTTCGACCAATCCGGGCGGGACCTCGCGCAGGAACCGCGAAGGCATCGGGGACTCCTCCCGGCCGTAGAGCCGCCGGCTCTCTGCGTGGGTGACATAAAGCTCGCGCATCGCGCGTGTCATGCCGACATAGCAGAG
This region includes:
- a CDS encoding 30S ribosomal protein S1, whose product is MSQTESFEDLLKQFDQTHPGSSTKEPGVGDKVRGVLVSIGDEYAFVDLGGKSEGRLDVSALKDAEGNLKSAVGDTVETHVTGKDEDSGTLLLGSQHGHRYHGIEEVEGAYRQGLPVQGQVTAAVKGGVEVQVAGLRAFCPASQVDIRFIEDLSELVGQRFDFRITKFEGGRRPNLVVSRKVLLEEEQHRRAEETRAQLHEGAVLSGVVTSLKDYGAFVDIGGLEGMIHISQLAFGHVKHPGEILSVGQPVEVSVLRIEPPSGPKSREKIALSIRALARDPWQEAADNFPVGQRVSGTVSRLQPFGAFVELAPGIDGLVHISELGAGRRVNHPSEVINVGDPVEATVLAVDSERRRISLSLDDTKGFEAGSQAPGVTPGAPVAEAAEKTLGSFGALLQESLKKGRS